One segment of Natranaeroarchaeum aerophilus DNA contains the following:
- a CDS encoding sugar phosphate isomerase/epimerase family protein — MDVGLTVGDSIARTEATVEAFDFAEFSIGEGTDPDGIDAERLEQALTETAADLCVHLPFQQVVVTPVPEINEAIIDYQSRLLEWAGKQGAQKAVLHGTARNPHDVDLRDVFADQLEAIGRAAANADVELVVENVGHQKRGLPLTVLGDIARETDTSVCFDVGHAYMEDGMDGVDRFLSRYDDLVSHLHVHDARSRGDTHLPIGAGEIDYDIVAEELPGYDGTVAVEVFTDDVGLLSDTRDRIEHHLAV, encoded by the coding sequence ATGGACGTTGGTCTGACCGTCGGCGATTCGATCGCACGTACCGAGGCGACAGTCGAGGCATTCGATTTCGCCGAGTTCTCGATCGGGGAGGGCACTGATCCGGACGGGATCGACGCCGAGCGACTCGAACAGGCTCTCACTGAGACTGCTGCTGACCTCTGTGTCCACCTCCCATTTCAACAGGTCGTCGTAACGCCTGTTCCGGAGATCAACGAGGCGATCATCGACTACCAGAGCCGATTGCTGGAGTGGGCCGGGAAACAGGGGGCGCAGAAGGCGGTACTTCACGGCACGGCGAGGAATCCACACGATGTGGATCTCCGGGACGTGTTCGCCGACCAGCTGGAGGCGATCGGCCGCGCCGCCGCAAACGCAGACGTCGAACTCGTCGTCGAGAACGTCGGCCACCAGAAGCGGGGACTGCCGCTGACCGTCCTCGGCGATATCGCCCGGGAGACGGATACCTCGGTCTGTTTCGATGTCGGCCATGCGTATATGGAGGACGGCATGGATGGCGTCGACCGATTCCTCTCCCGCTACGACGATCTCGTGTCTCATCTCCACGTACACGATGCGCGGAGTCGTGGTGACACGCACTTGCCGATCGGGGCCGGGGAGATCGACTACGATATCGTGGCCGAAGAGCTCCCCGGGTACGATGGAACGGTCGCCGTCGAGGTGTTCACCGATGATGTGGGGCTGTTGAGCGATACCAGAGATCGGATCGAGCACCATCTCGCGGTGTGA
- a CDS encoding DUF2267 domain-containing protein, translating into MNYKEFVGQVQHRLEYAQFGQAVRAIRAVLVTLGERMPEGEATDLASPLPMEIDRYLIEAEHGQRFDYDEFLDRVAEREGVDRPDANYHAQQVIAVVAEDVPAGNIEKARGGLPEDFDTLFGLLDAGVDD; encoded by the coding sequence ATGAACTACAAAGAATTCGTCGGACAGGTACAGCATCGACTGGAGTATGCGCAGTTCGGACAGGCCGTCCGGGCGATACGGGCGGTCCTGGTGACGCTTGGCGAGCGGATGCCCGAAGGGGAAGCGACGGATCTCGCAAGCCCGCTTCCGATGGAGATCGATCGGTACCTGATCGAGGCCGAACACGGCCAGCGCTTCGACTACGACGAGTTCCTCGACCGGGTCGCCGAACGGGAGGGCGTCGATCGTCCCGACGCTAACTACCATGCACAGCAAGTGATTGCAGTCGTCGCGGAGGACGTCCCGGCGGGCAACATCGAGAAGGCTCGTGGGGGCCTTCCCGAGGACTTCGACACGCTGTTTGGGTTACTGGACGCTGGGGTGGACGACTGA
- a CDS encoding cation-translocating P-type ATPase, with protein sequence MSRSESVSASEQDADEHWHVHQLEDVYDALGTDREGLDNETAQRRLDEYGPNEIESEEGVSLLQIFINQYKPALIWVLIVAAAVMAIVGHTIDAGVIAGVVVFITVFGFLQDYRAEQSIQALQEMSTTYALVRRGGEKTEIDATKVVPGDVIFVESGDIVPADARIVEESNLRVDEGALTGESIGVSKEVGQIGQETALAERKNMLFKDTVVQRGSGTAVVVETGPESEIGQIATALEEAEERDTPFEAEMDRLGKIIAAGVIGAVAVIAISELVIGDTPPLQVFLTAVGIAVSAVPEGLPAVVTLSLALGARRMAEQNALVRRLPIVEALGSVDVICTDKTGTLTEEEMTVQRIVANRETYEVTGTGYDTDGEFRHEGDPVDDERVAEVLRCGMLCNNVDVGLRERDSDRPDARVEDGAAGANADVERTYLGDPTEISLFVAAQKAGFDHKKLAEEYPRTGEVDFTSARKRMTTVHRTPDGNTVAYMKGAPETVVERCDRELVDGELVELTDERRAEIEAHNESFAEDALRVMGFAYRPEVPDDQVETPNEELEQSMVFLGLQGMLDPPRPEVPGAIAGCLDAGINVVMITGDNAVTARAVGKEVGLRSTRVITGPELEEMSDEKLREMVDDVDIFARTSPDHKTRILQTLQAKGHTVAMTGDGVNDAPAVKNADVGVAMGIRGTDVTEQASDIVLLDDNFATIRNAVRGGRRIFDNVRKFVNYLLSGNGGEVTMIFTGTLAGLGLVITPIQVLWINVVTDGIPALTMGVDPAAEDIMERDPRPPQEGVITRRILASIVGIALFMTVCLLPLFTLNLYGELIPGYDVTDAVFGWSPGYDVGRDLAQTMVFTGFVLMEIVRIQAIRFRYDLGLFSNSWLVLAVGIAVTLQLLVLYTPTGQLLFDVEPLQLVHWAQILVSAAVFALLMALFVKIQDRYFDRY encoded by the coding sequence GTGTCACGCTCAGAATCCGTTTCCGCTTCCGAACAGGACGCCGACGAGCACTGGCACGTCCACCAGCTGGAGGACGTATACGACGCGCTGGGGACGGATCGAGAGGGTCTGGACAACGAAACGGCCCAGCGTCGGCTCGACGAGTACGGCCCCAACGAGATCGAGAGCGAAGAAGGGGTCTCACTGTTGCAGATCTTCATCAACCAGTACAAACCGGCACTAATCTGGGTGCTGATCGTCGCTGCAGCGGTGATGGCGATCGTGGGGCACACGATCGACGCTGGGGTTATCGCCGGTGTGGTCGTGTTTATCACTGTCTTTGGCTTCCTACAGGATTACCGCGCCGAGCAGAGCATTCAGGCGCTTCAGGAGATGTCGACGACGTACGCGCTCGTCAGACGGGGGGGCGAGAAGACCGAGATCGACGCGACGAAGGTCGTCCCCGGCGACGTGATTTTCGTCGAGTCGGGCGACATCGTCCCCGCGGATGCCCGCATCGTCGAGGAGTCAAACCTGAGAGTCGACGAGGGGGCGCTGACAGGCGAGAGCATCGGCGTCTCGAAGGAGGTCGGTCAGATCGGCCAAGAGACCGCGCTCGCCGAGCGCAAGAACATGCTGTTCAAGGATACGGTCGTCCAGCGCGGGTCGGGAACCGCGGTGGTCGTCGAGACCGGGCCCGAATCCGAGATCGGCCAGATCGCGACGGCCCTCGAAGAGGCCGAGGAGCGCGACACGCCGTTCGAGGCCGAGATGGACCGCCTGGGGAAGATCATCGCGGCGGGTGTGATCGGCGCGGTTGCGGTCATCGCGATCAGCGAACTGGTGATCGGCGACACCCCGCCGCTGCAGGTCTTCCTGACGGCGGTCGGCATCGCCGTCTCCGCGGTTCCCGAAGGGTTGCCAGCGGTCGTCACACTCTCGCTCGCGCTTGGGGCAAGGCGGATGGCCGAGCAAAACGCGCTTGTCCGCCGGCTTCCTATCGTCGAGGCACTGGGATCGGTCGACGTCATCTGCACGGACAAGACCGGCACACTCACCGAGGAGGAGATGACCGTCCAGCGGATCGTCGCCAACCGCGAGACCTACGAGGTGACGGGAACCGGCTACGACACCGACGGCGAGTTCCGTCACGAGGGGGACCCCGTCGACGACGAGCGCGTGGCCGAGGTGTTGCGGTGTGGAATGCTGTGCAACAACGTCGACGTCGGACTCCGGGAACGGGACTCGGACCGTCCCGATGCCCGGGTCGAGGATGGCGCGGCGGGCGCGAACGCTGACGTCGAACGGACCTACCTCGGCGATCCGACGGAGATTTCGCTTTTCGTCGCCGCCCAGAAGGCCGGCTTCGACCACAAGAAACTTGCCGAGGAGTACCCCCGAACTGGCGAGGTCGACTTCACGTCGGCGCGAAAGCGGATGACGACCGTCCACCGGACGCCAGACGGCAACACCGTCGCCTACATGAAGGGTGCGCCAGAGACCGTGGTCGAGCGGTGTGACCGCGAACTGGTGGACGGTGAACTCGTCGAGCTGACCGACGAGCGACGAGCCGAGATCGAAGCGCACAACGAGTCGTTCGCCGAGGACGCCCTCCGCGTGATGGGCTTTGCCTACCGGCCGGAGGTCCCCGACGATCAGGTCGAGACGCCGAACGAGGAGCTCGAACAGTCCATGGTCTTTCTCGGCCTGCAGGGGATGCTCGACCCCCCACGGCCGGAGGTTCCGGGCGCTATCGCGGGCTGTCTCGACGCTGGCATCAACGTGGTGATGATTACCGGCGACAACGCAGTCACCGCCCGCGCCGTCGGCAAGGAGGTCGGGCTCCGGTCGACGCGGGTGATCACGGGCCCCGAACTGGAGGAGATGAGCGACGAGAAGCTCCGGGAGATGGTCGATGACGTCGACATTTTCGCCCGGACGTCGCCGGACCACAAGACGCGCATCCTCCAGACGCTGCAGGCGAAGGGCCACACCGTCGCGATGACGGGCGACGGCGTCAACGACGCACCGGCGGTCAAGAACGCCGACGTCGGCGTGGCGATGGGCATTCGGGGCACGGACGTCACCGAACAGGCCTCAGACATCGTCCTGCTCGACGACAACTTTGCGACGATCCGCAACGCCGTCCGGGGCGGCCGGCGGATCTTCGACAACGTCCGCAAGTTCGTCAACTACCTCCTTTCGGGTAACGGCGGCGAGGTGACAATGATATTCACAGGGACGCTCGCGGGGCTCGGACTGGTCATCACGCCGATTCAGGTCCTCTGGATCAACGTCGTCACCGACGGTATCCCCGCGCTCACGATGGGCGTCGATCCCGCGGCAGAGGACATCATGGAGCGTGACCCGCGACCGCCCCAAGAGGGCGTCATCACGAGACGGATTCTGGCCTCGATCGTGGGGATCGCGCTCTTCATGACCGTTTGCCTGCTCCCGCTGTTCACGCTCAACTTGTACGGTGAGTTGATCCCAGGATACGACGTCACGGACGCCGTATTCGGCTGGAGCCCAGGGTACGACGTGGGACGGGATCTCGCCCAGACGATGGTGTTCACCGGCTTTGTCCTCATGGAGATCGTGCGGATCCAGGCAATTCGGTTCCGGTACGACCTCGGGCTCTTCTCGAACTCCTGGCTCGTCCTCGCCGTCGGCATCGCGGTCACGCTCCAGTTACTCGTACTGTACACGCCCACCGGCCAGCTGCTATTCGACGTCGAACCGCTCCAGCTTGTTCACTGGGCCCAGATCCTTGTCTCGGCGGCGGTGTTCGCGCTGCTGATGGCGCTTTTCGTGAAAATCCAGGATCGATACTTCGACCGGTACTGA